A genomic stretch from Verrucomicrobiota bacterium includes:
- the miaA gene encoding tRNA (adenosine(37)-N6)-dimethylallyltransferase MiaA has protein sequence MKSPPPHPPLLVLAGCTASGKTEVAARLAARLGGEVINVDPFQACLALPRLSAQPSQEETATAPHHLYGFLPLSHHLSAASFAREVETTLAEVRERGRLPVLVSGSGLYLRAVLEGFDDLPATDPQLRRKLDSLTAEERLRQLLQLDPQAAACIDLQNPRRVQRALEVSLQTGQPITALRGRTPARPKQPTLAFFLHRERGELRERILRRTKAMLDQGALQEVAALPERIESPFTRAIGIAEIRRHLAGKTTRDECLEQIAIATRQLAKKQESWFRKEPAFIRVTATPHTSAAFLAETLARRVSA, from the coding sequence GTGAAATCGCCACCGCCCCACCCGCCGCTCCTCGTCCTGGCAGGTTGCACCGCCAGTGGGAAAACGGAAGTGGCGGCTCGCTTGGCCGCTCGCCTTGGTGGCGAAGTCATCAATGTCGATCCCTTCCAAGCCTGTCTAGCTCTCCCCCGTTTGAGCGCGCAACCCTCCCAGGAGGAAACGGCCACCGCTCCGCACCATCTCTACGGCTTCCTCCCGCTCTCCCACCACCTGAGCGCCGCCAGCTTCGCCCGAGAAGTCGAGACGACTCTCGCGGAGGTGCGAGAGCGAGGACGACTTCCCGTCCTAGTCAGCGGGAGTGGACTTTACCTCCGCGCCGTCCTGGAAGGCTTCGACGATCTCCCCGCTACCGACCCCCAGCTGAGGCGGAAGCTGGATTCCCTAACCGCCGAGGAACGCCTCCGCCAACTCCTCCAGCTCGACCCCCAGGCCGCCGCTTGCATCGACCTGCAAAACCCCCGCCGCGTCCAACGCGCCCTCGAAGTCTCTCTCCAGACCGGCCAACCCATCACCGCCTTGCGAGGCCGCACCCCGGCTCGGCCGAAGCAGCCCACCCTCGCCTTCTTTCTCCATCGGGAGCGGGGGGAACTGCGAGAGCGCATTCTCCGGAGAACCAAAGCCATGCTCGACCAGGGAGCCCTCCAGGAAGTGGCCGCCTTGCCAGAGAGAATCGAGAGTCCCTTCACCCGTGCCATCGGCATCGCCGAAATCCGACGCCACCTGGCCGGAAAGACCACCCGGGACGAGTGTCTCGAGCAAATCGCCATCGCCACCCGCCAGCTCGCAAAAAAACAGGAAAGCTGGTTTCGCAAAGAACCGGCCTTCATTAGGGTCACCGCCACGCCCCACACCTCCGCGGCCTTCCTCGCGGAAACGCTCGCCCGCCGCGTCTCAGCATGA